Proteins co-encoded in one Halorussus vallis genomic window:
- a CDS encoding aspartate aminotransferase family protein — protein sequence MSLGDKEQDTDHAERLRERTPASEQFHQRAASVTPLGVESNVRAFDPYPFYVDRADGSYLYDVDDNEYLDFLLALGPVILGHGHPEVREAVKEQVDTCDLTATPQPVAIEFMEKVAEMTPSIEKVRLANSGSEATMHAMRVARSYTGRDKIAKPEGGYAGAHDYALQSVYASEEALGPADAPNTVSYGTGIPDAVSETVVAFPFNDKEATERILREQADDVAAVIIEPVMFSCGCLKPRDGYHEFLRDLTEELGIVLIWDEVMTGFRLGPQSAQGRFGVTPDMTTFAKAAGGGYQMAGFGGKAEIMEEIIPPKKEEASKWNSSAFHGGTYNGHPVSAAAGLKTLEILDERDVYEHIDRLGDKLFDGLQEVADDVGIDANVQHVGSMGQVYMTDEDIHFYRDSWKANEEQFADWWLEAAADGVLFGNPMQGERFFTTYTHTDEEIEHALEVAEDAFRAVNHRYE from the coding sequence ATGAGTCTCGGTGACAAAGAGCAAGATACGGACCACGCGGAGCGACTGCGGGAGCGGACGCCGGCCAGCGAGCAGTTCCACCAGCGGGCGGCGAGCGTCACGCCCCTCGGCGTCGAGTCGAACGTCAGGGCGTTCGACCCGTACCCGTTCTACGTCGACCGCGCCGACGGATCGTACCTCTACGACGTCGACGACAACGAGTACCTCGACTTCCTGCTGGCGCTCGGTCCCGTCATCCTCGGCCACGGCCACCCCGAAGTGCGCGAGGCCGTCAAGGAGCAGGTCGACACCTGCGACCTGACCGCCACGCCTCAGCCGGTGGCGATAGAGTTCATGGAGAAGGTCGCGGAGATGACCCCCAGCATCGAGAAGGTTCGACTGGCCAACAGCGGGAGCGAGGCGACCATGCACGCGATGCGGGTCGCCCGCTCGTACACGGGCCGGGACAAGATAGCCAAGCCCGAGGGTGGGTACGCCGGCGCGCACGACTACGCGCTCCAGAGCGTCTACGCTAGCGAGGAGGCGCTCGGCCCGGCCGACGCGCCCAACACGGTTTCGTACGGCACCGGCATCCCGGACGCGGTGAGCGAGACGGTCGTCGCGTTCCCCTTCAACGACAAGGAGGCGACCGAACGCATCCTCCGTGAGCAGGCTGACGACGTCGCGGCGGTCATCATCGAACCGGTGATGTTCTCCTGCGGCTGTCTCAAGCCCCGCGACGGCTACCACGAGTTCCTCCGCGACCTGACCGAGGAACTCGGCATCGTCCTCATCTGGGACGAGGTGATGACCGGCTTCCGACTCGGTCCCCAGAGCGCCCAGGGCCGGTTCGGCGTCACGCCCGACATGACGACGTTCGCGAAGGCGGCGGGCGGCGGCTACCAGATGGCCGGCTTCGGCGGCAAGGCCGAGATAATGGAGGAGATAATCCCGCCGAAAAAAGAAGAAGCCTCGAAGTGGAACTCCTCGGCGTTCCACGGCGGCACGTACAACGGCCACCCGGTGTCGGCCGCGGCCGGCCTGAAGACCCTCGAGATACTCGACGAACGCGACGTGTACGAGCACATCGACCGACTGGGCGACAAGTTGTTCGACGGCCTCCAAGAGGTCGCCGACGACGTCGGTATCGACGCCAACGTCCAGCACGTCGGCTCGATGGGCCAGGTGTACATGACCGACGAGGACATCCACTTCTACCGCGACTCCTGGAAGGCCAACGAGGAGCAGTTCGCCGACTGGTGGCTCGAAGCCGCCGCCGACGGGGTGCTGTTCGGGAACCCGATGCAGGGCGAGCGTTTCTTCACCACCTACACCCACACCGACGAGGAGATCGAGCACGCGCTCGAGGTGGCGGAGGACGCCTTCCGCGCGGTGAACCACCGGTACGAGTAG
- a CDS encoding dimethylarginine dimethylaminohydrolase family protein gives MTDGWDLSPSVRSEVGCLESALVHEPGPEFSTVVDPDAWNWDGLPRQESAAAEHEALVEELEDSGVTVYRLGDACENLAESLFVRDVGFAVEGGLVVGKMVEETRHGEERRITERGVELGIPIYHTVHGPGGFEAGNMVWIDDETVAIGRSRTANTEGIRQVRTVLETYDIEVVEVPIFGSTDSTGQTHLALVFGMVAPDLALVYPQAVPSSFLQVLHDRGIETVEVPMREQRNRATSTIVVEPGRVLLPSGNPRVRGALRDRDIDVVELDVREIRKTGGGLKGLVLPLSRS, from the coding sequence ATGACCGACGGCTGGGACCTCTCGCCGTCGGTACGCTCGGAGGTTGGCTGCCTGGAGAGCGCGCTCGTTCACGAACCCGGTCCCGAATTCAGCACCGTGGTCGACCCCGACGCGTGGAACTGGGACGGCCTTCCCAGACAGGAGTCGGCGGCGGCCGAACACGAGGCGCTCGTCGAGGAACTGGAGGACAGCGGCGTGACCGTCTACCGACTCGGCGACGCCTGCGAGAACCTCGCGGAGTCGCTGTTCGTCCGGGACGTGGGGTTCGCCGTCGAGGGTGGTCTCGTGGTCGGGAAGATGGTCGAGGAGACGCGCCACGGCGAGGAGCGGCGCATCACCGAGCGCGGCGTCGAACTCGGCATCCCCATCTATCACACGGTCCACGGGCCGGGCGGGTTCGAAGCCGGCAACATGGTGTGGATCGACGACGAGACGGTGGCCATCGGCCGCTCGCGGACGGCCAACACCGAGGGCATCCGGCAGGTCCGAACCGTGCTGGAAACCTACGACATCGAGGTGGTGGAGGTGCCCATCTTCGGCAGCACCGACAGCACGGGACAGACCCACCTCGCGCTCGTGTTCGGGATGGTCGCGCCCGATCTCGCGCTCGTCTACCCCCAGGCCGTCCCGTCGAGTTTTCTTCAGGTGCTCCACGACCGGGGAATCGAGACCGTCGAGGTGCCGATGCGCGAACAGCGAAACCGGGCGACCAGCACCATCGTCGTCGAACCGGGTCGGGTGTTGCTGCCGTCGGGCAACCCCCGCGTCCGAGGCGCGCTGCGGGACCGCGACATCGACGTGGTCGAACTCGACGTCCGGGAAATTCGCAAGACGGGCGGCGGTCTCAAGGGGCTCGTACTCCCGCTTTCGCGCTCGTAG
- a CDS encoding Lrp/AsnC family transcriptional regulator, with the protein MTDMTLDDIDVKILKILQADGRTALSEIARRLDMGSATIHERVNSLEAEGYIRDYRAVLDPELLGLDDVAFIRIHTEAGHFSEVAERLAEESAIQEIHELTGEADLLLKVRVGDRSDLTDLLSRIGTYEGVISTATDVALRSVKEEQRLNLPE; encoded by the coding sequence ATGACCGACATGACCCTCGACGACATCGACGTGAAAATACTCAAGATACTCCAGGCCGACGGCCGGACGGCGCTGTCCGAGATCGCCCGCCGGCTCGACATGGGGAGCGCCACCATCCACGAGCGGGTGAACTCGCTCGAGGCCGAGGGGTACATCCGGGACTACCGGGCGGTGCTCGACCCCGAACTGCTGGGACTCGACGACGTGGCGTTCATCAGGATACACACCGAGGCGGGTCACTTCTCGGAGGTCGCCGAACGGCTCGCGGAGGAGTCGGCTATCCAGGAGATTCACGAACTCACCGGCGAGGCCGACCTGCTGCTGAAGGTCCGGGTGGGCGACCGGTCGGACCTCACGGACCTGCTGAGTCGCATCGGCACCTACGAGGGCGTCATCTCCACGGCGACCGACGTGGCGCTCCGGAGCGTCAAAGAAGAACAGCGGCTCAACCTCCCCGAATGA
- a CDS encoding nitrilase-related carbon-nitrogen hydrolase: protein MGPGNVEVGLCQYELGSATSLDALLDRTESLFDRAGRADLYVLPELFVSDCLRTDGDAVATLGPDGRDRLHAFLADAAADRDAVVVGGSYNIVERGETYNRCPVAVPGRDVRTYDKANLIPEERRAGKRPGDGPLPVVEYGDVGFGVAVCYDVEFPAAVRSLAARGAEVVAVPSWTATEAGYQRVSRCAAARAVENQLYVAQVSVVGARSDGDLTGTGRSAVFAPCDDVVGPHGTRLSLPRDEGTAATCSVDVDALRTSREEAAVRPFADGSRSEADESGT from the coding sequence ATGGGTCCCGGGAACGTCGAAGTCGGACTCTGTCAGTACGAACTCGGGAGTGCGACGTCGCTCGACGCGCTCCTGGACCGGACCGAGTCGCTGTTCGACCGGGCGGGCCGGGCGGACCTGTACGTCCTCCCCGAACTGTTCGTGAGCGACTGCCTCCGGACCGACGGCGACGCGGTCGCGACCCTCGGCCCGGACGGTCGGGACCGACTCCACGCGTTCCTGGCCGACGCGGCGGCCGACAGAGACGCCGTCGTCGTCGGCGGGTCGTACAACATCGTCGAGCGCGGCGAGACGTACAATCGGTGTCCCGTCGCGGTTCCCGGTCGGGACGTCCGGACTTACGACAAGGCCAACCTCATCCCCGAGGAGCGGCGGGCGGGCAAGCGTCCAGGCGACGGTCCGCTTCCGGTCGTCGAGTACGGGGACGTCGGCTTCGGCGTCGCGGTCTGCTACGACGTCGAGTTCCCGGCGGCTGTCCGGAGCCTCGCGGCCCGCGGGGCGGAGGTCGTGGCGGTCCCGTCGTGGACCGCGACCGAAGCGGGTTACCAGCGCGTCAGCCGGTGTGCGGCCGCCAGAGCCGTCGAGAACCAGTTGTACGTGGCGCAGGTCAGCGTCGTGGGCGCGCGCTCGGACGGCGACCTGACCGGAACGGGACGCTCGGCGGTGTTCGCACCCTGCGACGACGTGGTGGGACCCCACGGGACCCGGCTCTCGCTCCCCCGGGACGAGGGGACCGCGGCGACCTGTTCGGTCGACGTCGACGCCCTCCGGACCTCGCGGGAGGAAGCCGCGGTGCGACCGTTCGCGGACGGGAGTCGGAGCGAGGCGGACGAGAGTGGGACGTGA
- a CDS encoding ABC transporter permease, with translation MASEHNTRERGEPRSALLGRIRRNRWTGLLVNVTPSAVWLFLFFLVPLAVMFYYSFGQRGAFGEVLVAPEYLGLQQYRLFFVPDDASVFEAIWFTVAWVVEAVLPFGIELAAGEPTPYVQLTLKSIGFGLVATLVAFVVGYPVAYYVGRVAPEEYQDLLLVLIILPFWASFLVRIYAIQILLSGNSVLTNALGFLPWFQAGQSLMNSRFAVLVGLVYIWIPFMILPVYASIEEIDFTLREAAMDLGATRFQAFRRVVFPLSMPGVVAGSLLVFIPSTGAYVIPDLLGGTDSQMIGNFIANQFGAAGNWPLGAAGSFTLMGIMLLAIAIYQRYGSADLA, from the coding sequence ATGGCAAGCGAACACAACACGCGAGAGCGGGGAGAGCCGAGGTCCGCGCTCCTCGGGCGGATACGCCGAAACCGCTGGACCGGCCTGTTGGTGAACGTCACCCCCAGCGCGGTCTGGCTGTTCCTGTTCTTCCTCGTTCCCCTGGCCGTGATGTTCTACTACAGCTTCGGGCAACGCGGGGCGTTCGGCGAAGTGCTCGTCGCCCCGGAGTACCTGGGCCTCCAGCAGTACCGGCTCTTCTTCGTTCCCGACGACGCGTCGGTCTTTGAGGCGATCTGGTTCACGGTCGCGTGGGTCGTCGAGGCGGTGTTGCCCTTCGGGATCGAACTCGCCGCGGGCGAACCCACGCCCTACGTCCAGTTGACGCTGAAGAGCATCGGGTTCGGCCTGGTGGCGACGCTGGTGGCGTTCGTCGTCGGTTATCCCGTCGCCTACTACGTGGGCCGCGTCGCGCCCGAGGAGTACCAGGACCTGCTACTGGTGCTGATAATCCTCCCGTTCTGGGCCTCGTTCCTCGTTCGAATCTACGCGATACAGATACTGCTGTCGGGCAACAGCGTGCTCACGAACGCTCTGGGCTTTCTCCCGTGGTTCCAGGCGGGTCAGTCGCTGATGAACTCCCGGTTCGCGGTTCTGGTCGGGTTGGTGTACATCTGGATTCCGTTCATGATACTCCCCGTGTACGCGAGCATCGAGGAGATAGACTTCACGCTGCGGGAGGCCGCCATGGACCTCGGCGCGACGCGGTTCCAGGCGTTCCGTCGCGTGGTGTTCCCGCTGTCGATGCCGGGCGTCGTCGCCGGGAGCCTACTGGTATTCATCCCGAGCACCGGCGCGTACGTCATCCCCGACCTGCTCGGGGGGACCGACAGCCAGATGATCGGTAACTTCATCGCCAACCAGTTCGGCGCCGCGGGCAACTGGCCGCTCGGCGCGGCCGGGTCGTTCACGCTGATGGGAATCATGCTGTTGGCCATCGCCATCTATCAGCGGTACGGGAGCGCTGATCTGGCGTGA
- a CDS encoding ABC transporter permease — MSTESNRSPFARLRSRVFARSGALLAAETALVYLFLYVPIVVLIALSFNDSRYALVWQGFTTEWYEALLAGETVARVNPDAAWSALVHSVEIALVTVVVSVVFGTMLAFALDRYEFPGKALFTGVVYMPIIIPSIVMGISLLLFFNIVGMTLGLHTAAIGHIAFDISFVAIVVLARLQSFDRTLEEAAKDLGANELETFRHVTLPLLKPGIMAGALLAFAMSFDDFVVTFFIIGNQNTLPIFFFSMVRQGITPGVNVVAALIIVVTMGIVAVAQWFEGPIW; from the coding sequence GTGAGCACCGAATCGAACCGGAGTCCGTTTGCGCGGTTGCGCTCGCGGGTGTTCGCCCGGAGCGGCGCGCTCCTGGCGGCCGAGACGGCGCTCGTCTACCTCTTCCTCTACGTCCCCATCGTGGTGCTCATCGCGTTGTCGTTCAACGACTCGCGGTACGCCCTCGTCTGGCAGGGGTTCACGACGGAGTGGTACGAGGCGCTGCTGGCGGGCGAAACCGTCGCGCGCGTCAACCCCGATGCGGCCTGGTCGGCGTTGGTCCACTCCGTCGAGATAGCGCTCGTCACCGTGGTCGTCAGCGTCGTCTTCGGAACGATGCTGGCGTTCGCGCTCGACCGCTACGAGTTCCCCGGCAAGGCGTTGTTCACGGGCGTCGTCTACATGCCCATCATCATCCCGAGCATCGTGATGGGCATCTCGCTGCTGCTGTTCTTCAACATCGTCGGGATGACACTCGGCCTCCACACCGCCGCCATCGGTCACATCGCGTTCGACATCAGTTTCGTGGCCATCGTCGTCCTCGCGCGACTCCAGAGCTTCGACCGGACGCTGGAGGAGGCCGCCAAGGACCTCGGAGCGAACGAACTAGAGACGTTCCGGCACGTCACGCTGCCGCTGTTGAAACCCGGCATCATGGCCGGCGCGCTGCTCGCGTTCGCGATGAGCTTCGACGACTTCGTGGTCACCTTCTTCATCATCGGCAACCAGAACACGCTCCCGATATTCTTCTTCTCGATGGTGCGTCAGGGCATCACGCCCGGCGTCAACGTCGTGGCGGCGCTCATCATCGTGGTCACGATGGGAATCGTGGCCGTCGCGCAGTGGTTCGAGGGGCCCATCTGGTAG
- a CDS encoding polyamine ABC transporter substrate-binding protein yields the protein MVKQDKTRGDRRRFLKTTGSLAAVGLTGLAGCTGGNGGEGGQNTTTSTTAGGTTTAASDGTTTAASSDPRQKYNLKELDYKLENQLNIFQWGDYWPDGTVQDFEKAYGVKVNVSNYASNEEMFNKLKAGGTAQYDLIFPSDYMINVLVKQGMIQKLDKKKIPNYGNLSKKFTDTPYDPDPGTYSAPYQWGTSGIGYNKEMLGGDVSINSWDAMWNQQWKGQMTMLNDMRETIGAALKRLGYSLNTKDEAKIEEAKEMLVKQKSLLKTYDSSNFTTNLINKQASPVHGWSGGVFQAYWETHKNGSSPIGYTVPKEGGVIWVDNGAITKKAKHPNAAHAFINYYLNAKIGARITNWTYYGSPNETAEKHISEDILNNKSIYPSQKTMNQLEYIQNIGQATQLYSRAWTEIQNA from the coding sequence ATGGTCAAGCAAGATAAGACTCGGGGCGACAGGCGAAGGTTCCTCAAGACGACGGGTTCGCTCGCGGCGGTCGGGCTGACCGGACTCGCGGGTTGTACCGGCGGCAACGGCGGCGAGGGCGGGCAGAACACCACGACCTCGACGACCGCCGGCGGGACGACCACGGCGGCGTCCGACGGCACGACCACCGCGGCCAGCAGCGACCCGCGTCAGAAGTACAACCTGAAGGAACTCGACTACAAGCTCGAGAATCAGCTCAACATCTTCCAGTGGGGCGACTACTGGCCGGACGGGACGGTCCAGGACTTCGAGAAGGCCTACGGCGTGAAGGTCAACGTCTCGAACTACGCCTCCAACGAGGAGATGTTCAACAAGCTCAAGGCCGGCGGAACCGCGCAGTACGACCTCATCTTCCCCAGCGACTACATGATCAACGTCCTGGTGAAACAGGGGATGATTCAGAAGCTGGACAAGAAGAAGATTCCCAACTACGGCAACCTCAGCAAGAAGTTCACCGACACGCCGTACGACCCCGACCCCGGGACGTACTCCGCGCCCTACCAGTGGGGAACTTCGGGCATCGGGTACAACAAGGAGATGCTCGGCGGCGACGTGAGCATCAACTCCTGGGACGCGATGTGGAACCAGCAGTGGAAGGGCCAGATGACGATGCTCAACGACATGCGCGAAACCATCGGGGCGGCCCTGAAGCGACTCGGTTACTCGCTCAACACGAAGGACGAGGCCAAAATCGAGGAGGCGAAGGAGATGCTCGTCAAGCAGAAGAGCCTCCTGAAGACCTACGACTCCTCGAACTTCACCACCAACCTCATCAACAAGCAGGCCAGCCCGGTCCACGGGTGGTCCGGCGGCGTGTTCCAGGCGTACTGGGAGACGCACAAGAACGGCTCCTCGCCCATCGGCTACACGGTGCCCAAGGAGGGCGGAGTCATCTGGGTGGACAACGGCGCCATCACCAAGAAGGCCAAGCACCCGAACGCCGCCCACGCGTTCATCAACTACTACCTGAACGCCAAGATAGGTGCTCGCATCACCAACTGGACCTACTACGGCAGTCCGAACGAAACCGCAGAGAAGCACATCAGCGAGGACATCCTCAACAACAAGAGCATCTACCCGAGCCAGAAGACGATGAACCAACTCGAGTACATCCAGAACATCGGGCAGGCGACCCAGCTATACAGTCGCGCGTGGACCGAGATACAGAACGCCTGA
- a CDS encoding ABC transporter ATP-binding protein, with the protein MTSYDVRLDGITKRFGDVIAVDDVSIDIESGKFLTLLGPSGCGKTTLLRCIDGFETPSEGGVYIRGERVNDVPPFERDTSMVFQSYALFPHMTVGENVAFGLQMQGLPKNRATDGGTATDGGTAAETRSSRRGGVGGALRRLVSRTGSEEIDARVAEALELVELPGYQDRDISELSGGQQQRVALARALVTEPTVLLLDEPLGALDLKLRKNMQVELKNLQEELGTTFVYVTHDQEEALTMSDEIAVMNDGHLEQLGTATEIYEEPETEFVADFIGETNLVRGSYAETADGPVVESNGFEFRVPREPEADGEVSFAVRPEKIRLGAEAEGLDNAFEAEVVDEIYKGNLGKFEVTLENGQPLTVDMQITDRGEYLSTGRTVTVGWTADNAVVLTR; encoded by the coding sequence ATGACGAGTTACGACGTTCGGCTCGACGGAATCACCAAGCGCTTCGGCGACGTAATCGCCGTCGACGACGTGAGCATCGACATCGAGTCGGGGAAGTTCCTCACGCTGCTCGGCCCGTCGGGTTGCGGCAAGACGACGCTGCTGCGGTGCATCGACGGGTTCGAGACGCCGTCGGAGGGCGGCGTGTACATCCGGGGCGAGCGGGTCAACGACGTCCCGCCGTTCGAGCGCGACACCAGCATGGTGTTCCAGTCCTACGCGCTGTTCCCGCACATGACGGTGGGCGAGAACGTCGCGTTCGGACTCCAGATGCAGGGCCTCCCGAAGAACCGGGCGACCGACGGCGGCACCGCGACCGACGGCGGCACCGCCGCCGAGACGAGGTCCTCCCGACGGGGCGGCGTCGGCGGCGCGCTCAGGCGACTGGTCAGTCGAACCGGCAGCGAGGAGATAGACGCCCGCGTCGCCGAAGCGCTCGAACTCGTCGAACTGCCGGGCTACCAGGACCGGGACATCAGCGAACTCTCCGGCGGCCAGCAACAGCGGGTCGCGCTCGCGCGGGCGCTGGTGACGGAGCCGACCGTCCTGCTGCTCGACGAACCGCTCGGGGCGCTCGACCTGAAGCTCCGCAAGAACATGCAGGTCGAACTGAAGAACCTCCAGGAGGAGCTGGGAACCACCTTCGTCTACGTGACCCACGACCAGGAGGAGGCGCTGACGATGAGCGACGAGATCGCGGTGATGAACGACGGTCACCTCGAACAGCTCGGCACCGCGACCGAGATCTACGAGGAACCGGAGACGGAGTTCGTCGCGGACTTCATCGGCGAGACGAACCTCGTCCGGGGCTCGTACGCCGAGACGGCCGACGGCCCGGTCGTCGAGTCGAACGGATTCGAGTTCCGCGTCCCCCGCGAACCCGAGGCCGACGGCGAGGTTTCGTTCGCGGTCCGACCGGAGAAGATACGCCTCGGCGCGGAGGCCGAGGGGCTCGACAACGCCTTCGAGGCGGAGGTGGTCGACGAGATATACAAGGGCAACCTCGGGAAGTTCGAGGTGACCCTGGAGAACGGCCAGCCGCTGACCGTCGACATGCAGATAACCGACCGCGGCGAGTACCTCTCGACCGGCCGCACGGTGACGGTCGGCTGGACGGCGGACAATGCGGTCGTGCTGACCCGGTGA
- a CDS encoding aldehyde dehydrogenase family protein, whose product MTEYDDSLAANHESAIEEATRDVEFGVVVGGETAAAADGETFAPEDPAVGRPIADVARGREADVDDAVAAATDAYEGEWGETTAMERGDAIREWTAVLRDHLDELALLETLEVGKPLYAARADVETGIDFFEYYAAAAAGEEGSVPEVGDDSFAYVRREPYGVTGQILPWNYPVLLMGWKVGAALAAGNTSVTKPAEQAPLAVIRAAQLAEGILPDGVLNVVPGFGEEAGAAVSGHRGIRKVSFTGSVPVGSEVMRAAADDVTPVTLELGGKNPFVVFPDADVESAAETAAVAGLYNNGQSCDSGTRLLVHEDVEDEFLDHYLDAVESRTVGDPLRDANQGPLCYEAHREKVEEYVELGKEEGATVLAGGGRPDDEELADGYYVEPTVFGDVDPEMRIAREEVFGPVQFVTTFSTYDEAVDIANDVDYGLTAGVFTTDASRAHRAAADIEAGSIWVNQYFGTVPGTPFGGFKQSGIGRECGKEALSEYTQSKSVHLALDGPEL is encoded by the coding sequence ATGACAGAATACGACGACTCACTGGCAGCGAATCACGAATCGGCCATCGAAGAGGCGACCCGCGACGTCGAGTTCGGCGTCGTGGTCGGCGGCGAAACCGCCGCGGCGGCGGACGGCGAGACGTTCGCCCCCGAGGACCCCGCCGTCGGGCGACCCATCGCCGACGTCGCGCGGGGCCGCGAGGCGGACGTCGACGACGCGGTGGCGGCCGCGACGGACGCGTACGAGGGCGAGTGGGGCGAGACGACGGCGATGGAGCGCGGCGACGCCATCCGGGAGTGGACGGCCGTCCTCCGGGACCACCTCGACGAACTCGCGCTCCTGGAGACCCTCGAAGTCGGAAAACCGCTGTACGCCGCGCGGGCGGACGTCGAAACCGGCATCGACTTCTTCGAGTACTACGCCGCGGCGGCGGCGGGCGAAGAGGGGTCGGTTCCCGAAGTCGGCGACGACTCGTTCGCGTACGTCCGCCGGGAACCCTACGGCGTGACCGGCCAGATACTCCCGTGGAACTACCCGGTGCTCCTGATGGGCTGGAAGGTCGGCGCGGCGCTCGCGGCGGGCAACACGTCGGTGACCAAACCCGCCGAGCAGGCGCCGCTGGCGGTGATTCGGGCGGCACAGCTCGCCGAGGGTATCCTGCCGGACGGCGTGCTGAACGTCGTCCCCGGCTTCGGCGAGGAGGCCGGGGCGGCCGTCTCGGGCCACCGGGGAATCCGAAAGGTGTCGTTCACCGGTTCCGTCCCGGTCGGCAGCGAGGTCATGCGGGCGGCGGCCGACGACGTGACGCCGGTCACGCTCGAACTCGGCGGCAAGAACCCGTTCGTGGTGTTCCCCGACGCCGACGTCGAGTCCGCCGCCGAAACCGCCGCGGTCGCCGGCCTCTACAACAACGGGCAGTCCTGCGACTCGGGCACTCGCCTGCTGGTCCACGAGGACGTCGAAGACGAGTTCCTCGACCACTACCTCGACGCCGTCGAGTCCCGGACGGTCGGCGACCCCCTGCGGGACGCGAACCAGGGGCCGCTCTGCTACGAGGCCCACCGCGAGAAAGTCGAGGAGTACGTCGAACTCGGCAAGGAGGAGGGCGCGACGGTGCTCGCCGGCGGCGGTCGGCCCGACGACGAGGAACTCGCCGACGGCTACTACGTCGAACCGACGGTTTTCGGCGACGTCGACCCGGAGATGCGCATCGCCCGGGAGGAGGTGTTCGGGCCGGTCCAGTTCGTCACCACCTTCTCGACCTACGACGAGGCCGTCGACATCGCCAACGACGTCGACTACGGTCTCACGGCCGGCGTGTTCACGACCGACGCCTCGCGGGCCCACCGCGCGGCCGCGGATATCGAGGCGGGGAGCATCTGGGTGAACCAGTACTTCGGCACCGTCCCCGGCACCCCGTTCGGCGGGTTCAAGCAGTCCGGCATCGGCCGGGAGTGCGGCAAAGAAGCGCTCTCGGAGTACACCCAGAGCAAGTCCGTCCACCTGGCGCTCGACGGCCCCGAACTCTGA